One Prolixibacteraceae bacterium DNA segment encodes these proteins:
- a CDS encoding RNA polymerase sigma factor — protein sequence MAKDDIIKNQLKIPSQKKYAFQSMVQLYHPRLYHFARKMVLIHEDTDDVLQESFLKAWKAIDKFRGEASLYTWLCRIVMNESLSFIEKKKKEASLMNQDTIDWKMSQLKSDPYFSGGEIELQLQKVILSLPEKQQLVFNMRYYEEMKYEEISEILDVSVGALKASYFHAKQKVEKHMLKTL from the coding sequence ATGGCCAAAGACGATATCATTAAAAATCAGTTAAAGATTCCATCACAAAAAAAGTATGCTTTTCAGTCGATGGTACAGCTTTATCATCCCCGTCTATACCATTTTGCTCGTAAGATGGTATTAATACACGAGGATACTGACGACGTATTACAAGAGAGCTTTTTAAAAGCATGGAAGGCTATCGATAAGTTTCGAGGAGAGGCTTCTCTTTACACTTGGCTTTGCCGTATTGTGATGAACGAATCTCTCTCTTTTATTGAGAAAAAGAAAAAAGAAGCTTCGTTGATGAACCAAGATACAATAGATTGGAAAATGTCGCAACTTAAAAGCGATCCCTATTTTAGCGGAGGAGAGATAGAGTTGCAACTACAAAAAGTAATTTTGTCGCTTCCAGAAAAGCAACAGTTGGTATTTAATATGAGATACTACGAGGAGATGAAGTACGAAGAGATTTCAGAAATATTGGATGTCTCTGTAGGAGCACTTAAAGCATCCTATTTTCATGCTAAACAGAAGGTGGAGAAACATATGTTAAAGACATTATAA
- a CDS encoding DUF4954 family protein, translating to MYENLTPNQIEELENNGCTSSDWKKVLVKQPLDCTRIRQVQFHGNIRLGLFESQFILKNGIKRDSGIYCATLSNCTIGDNCRIHNIQNYIANYTIENNVRIESLNTLEVEGETSFGNGVKVSVLDETGGRQVPIFDQLSAHLAYIIALYRHRDKAILELENIIQKYAEKQKSSVGVIGEWTIIENCKEIKNTKVGKYSTITNAHRLSNGTINSVKKAPVKIGSGVIASNFIVASGSEISDSAIVDRCFIGQGCKLSKHYSAENSLFFANCQGYHGEACSIFAGPYTVTHHKSTLLIAGLYSFMNAGSGSNQSNHMYKLGPIHAGIMQRGSKTASDSYILWPAKIGPFTLVMGRHYKNSDTSDLPFSYLIEKNDESYLAPAVNIKSVGTIRDAVKWPKRDKRTDPNKLDLVNCNLLSPFTINKMYNGRSILKQLQAVSGMTSESYHYMSTKITSKSLKRGIHLYSIGITKFLGNSVISRLHKMNYNKEMTIQEVLKPTSKYGKGQWVDLAGLITPKEVVTNFMDKIEQKEIKSLKQIKSYFEDAHNNYYEYEWTWAADLLEKELNKSLEEIQVSDVISLVGRWRDSVIELDKMLYNDAKKEFTLSSRTGFGPDGDDSVQIKDFEQVRGTFETNSVVNEIIQHIHRKSKLASDVIDQLKEHSTKV from the coding sequence ATGTATGAAAATTTAACCCCTAACCAAATTGAAGAGCTAGAGAACAACGGATGCACCTCATCTGATTGGAAAAAAGTTCTTGTTAAACAACCATTGGACTGTACAAGAATAAGACAAGTACAGTTTCATGGAAACATACGTCTAGGACTTTTTGAAAGTCAGTTTATACTTAAAAATGGGATTAAAAGAGACTCTGGAATTTATTGTGCCACCCTTTCAAACTGCACTATTGGAGACAATTGTCGCATTCATAATATACAAAATTACATTGCAAACTACACCATTGAGAACAATGTAAGAATTGAATCTCTGAACACCCTAGAGGTGGAGGGAGAGACCTCATTTGGAAACGGAGTGAAAGTTTCGGTTTTAGATGAAACAGGAGGACGTCAAGTTCCTATTTTCGATCAATTATCCGCACATCTGGCTTATATAATTGCCCTATATCGTCACCGTGATAAGGCAATTCTAGAGCTAGAGAATATTATTCAAAAATATGCAGAAAAACAGAAGTCGTCTGTGGGAGTGATTGGAGAATGGACTATTATTGAGAACTGTAAAGAGATTAAAAATACCAAAGTAGGGAAATATTCCACCATCACAAACGCACATCGTTTGTCGAATGGAACGATTAACAGTGTAAAGAAAGCTCCTGTAAAGATTGGCTCTGGTGTGATTGCAAGTAATTTCATTGTGGCATCAGGATCTGAAATTTCGGATAGTGCCATTGTAGATCGTTGTTTTATTGGACAGGGATGTAAACTAAGCAAACACTACTCCGCAGAGAACTCTCTTTTCTTTGCAAACTGTCAAGGATATCATGGTGAGGCATGCTCTATTTTTGCAGGTCCCTATACCGTAACACACCATAAGTCGACCCTTTTGATTGCAGGGCTCTACTCGTTTATGAATGCAGGTAGTGGATCGAACCAAAGTAACCACATGTATAAGTTGGGACCGATTCACGCAGGAATTATGCAACGAGGGTCAAAGACGGCTTCAGATTCCTACATCTTGTGGCCAGCAAAGATAGGTCCTTTTACATTGGTCATGGGACGTCACTACAAAAATTCGGATACCAGTGACCTCCCTTTCAGTTATCTTATTGAAAAAAATGATGAAAGTTATTTGGCTCCAGCGGTAAACATAAAGAGTGTTGGTACGATCCGTGATGCAGTGAAGTGGCCGAAGAGGGATAAACGAACAGATCCAAATAAACTAGATCTTGTAAATTGCAATCTTTTGAGTCCGTTCACCATCAATAAGATGTATAATGGACGATCTATCCTCAAGCAACTTCAAGCAGTATCGGGAATGACTAGTGAGAGTTATCACTATATGAGTACAAAAATCACCTCTAAATCACTGAAGAGAGGGATTCATCTGTACTCCATAGGAATTACTAAGTTCTTAGGAAACTCGGTGATTTCTCGACTACATAAGATGAATTACAACAAAGAGATGACGATACAAGAGGTCCTTAAGCCTACTTCGAAATACGGAAAAGGGCAATGGGTTGACCTAGCTGGACTCATCACACCCAAAGAGGTTGTGACAAATTTTATGGATAAAATTGAACAAAAAGAGATTAAATCGCTTAAACAAATAAAGAGTTATTTTGAAGACGCTCATAACAACTATTATGAATATGAGTGGACTTGGGCTGCGGATCTATTGGAAAAAGAGTTGAACAAATCGCTGGAAGAGATTCAGGTGAGTGATGTGATTTCTCTTGTTGGACGTTGGAGAGATAGTGTGATAGAGTTAGATAAAATGCTCTATAATGATGCGAAGAAGGAATTTACACTAAGTAGCCGTACTGGATTTGGTCCAGATGGGGATGATAGTGTACAGATAAAAGATTTCGAACAAGTAAGAGGTACTTTTGAGACCAATAGTGTGGTCAATGAGATCATTCAGCATATCCACAGAAAGAGTAAGTTGGCATCTGATGTAATTGATCAGTTAAAAGAGCATTCCACTAAGGTATGA
- a CDS encoding HD domain-containing protein translates to MEKINILDIIRKYYENSPLAYEILLIHSQLVRQKALDIASKCNHLNLNIKLIEEGAMAHDIGIIQTNATDIGCHGKVPYICHGYLGGQILRQEGRDDLAPFSENHTGIGLSKEKVKSLHIPIPIKDYLPESHEQKIVCIADKFYSKDPNHLDREKPLDQVLKQIRHHDIEDEVIFKKWLNDYLFEGLNK, encoded by the coding sequence ATGGAGAAGATAAATATTCTAGATATTATTCGCAAATATTATGAAAATTCTCCCCTAGCATACGAAATTCTACTGATACATAGCCAGTTGGTAAGACAAAAGGCTTTGGATATCGCCTCCAAATGCAACCATCTAAACCTCAACATAAAGCTTATTGAGGAGGGAGCTATGGCTCATGATATTGGAATCATTCAGACGAATGCCACAGATATAGGTTGTCATGGGAAAGTTCCATATATCTGTCACGGTTACTTGGGTGGACAAATACTTAGGCAAGAAGGAAGAGACGATTTGGCTCCATTTAGTGAGAACCATACTGGTATCGGATTGTCGAAAGAGAAAGTGAAATCACTACATATCCCGATTCCCATAAAAGATTATCTTCCTGAAAGTCATGAACAAAAGATTGTATGTATTGCGGATAAATTTTACAGCAAAGATCCAAATCATTTAGATCGAGAGAAGCCATTAGATCAAGTGCTAAAACAGATTAGGCATCATGATATAGAGGACGAAGTTATTTTTAAAAAATGGCTAAACGATTATCTTTTTGAAGGATTAAACAAGTGA